Proteins found in one Nitrosopumilus maritimus SCM1 genomic segment:
- a CDS encoding zinc-ribbon domain-containing protein, protein MEDRDVVDDVNALLNLGVGDAYRLEHIKQAYIQNKSIWNADKNYLQKMVDKYLIKHSNLESDSAEIEDESENEEQIHCWKCGKKTTLGANFCMVCGASLFDVASKPKVEQEPTSPNKKNNNRTINLKIPIMIGIPVIILAIIGGAYSQGYFDNTFERTELKDEQVNVKPTIVEATEKTSSETDSPCGPGTVLDSKTNSCVLESEATEKTSSETDSPCGPGTVLDSKTNSCVLESEATEKTSSETDSPCGPGTVLDSKTNSCVLDK, encoded by the coding sequence ATGGAAGATAGGGATGTAGTTGACGATGTAAATGCTCTGCTAAATCTAGGGGTAGGAGATGCATATAGGTTAGAACACATCAAACAAGCCTACATTCAGAATAAATCGATTTGGAATGCTGATAAAAATTATTTACAAAAAATGGTAGACAAGTATCTCATAAAACATTCAAACCTTGAATCAGATTCTGCAGAAATAGAAGATGAATCTGAAAATGAGGAACAAATTCATTGTTGGAAATGTGGAAAAAAGACCACATTAGGGGCAAATTTTTGCATGGTATGTGGAGCATCGTTATTTGATGTTGCATCAAAACCTAAAGTAGAACAAGAGCCAACTTCACCTAATAAGAAAAATAACAATAGAACAATTAATCTAAAAATTCCCATTATGATTGGGATTCCTGTAATAATTTTAGCAATTATTGGTGGAGCATACAGTCAAGGTTATTTTGATAATACATTTGAAAGAACAGAATTAAAAGATGAACAGGTTAATGTCAAACCTACCATAGTTGAAGCTACAGAAAAAACATCAAGTGAAACAGATTCACCATGTGGACCAGGAACTGTTTTGGATTCTAAAACTAATTCATGTGTTTTAGAGAGTGAAGCTACAGAAAAAACATCAAGTGAAACAGATTCACCATGTGGACCAGGAACTGTTTTGGATTCTAAAACTAATTCATGTGTTTTAGAGAGTGAAGCTACAGAAAAAACATCAAGTGAAACAGATTCACCATGTGGACCAGGAACTGTTTTGGATTCTAAAACTAATTCATGTGTTTTAGACAAATAA